The proteins below are encoded in one region of Micromonospora pisi:
- a CDS encoding AAA family ATPase: MASAPDDRHYDGVPILFLIVGLPGAGKTRLARELAAEYRALRLTPDEWMIPLFGESEGDGRRDVLEGRLLWLALEAATLGTSVVLDFGFWSRDERTAVRAIASEHGVAARVNYLPIDRETQIARISERFNRAPETTFAMTAADLDAFASTFEVPTLDELNDGPLDGPPTGGSWRAWAATRWPSFPAR, encoded by the coding sequence TTGGCATCCGCACCCGACGACCGACACTATGACGGTGTGCCGATCCTGTTTCTTATCGTCGGGCTCCCGGGTGCTGGCAAGACACGGCTGGCCCGCGAACTGGCGGCCGAGTATCGAGCCCTGCGTTTGACGCCCGACGAGTGGATGATCCCGCTCTTCGGTGAATCTGAGGGCGACGGGCGACGAGACGTCTTGGAGGGCCGCTTGCTGTGGCTCGCTCTCGAGGCAGCAACGCTGGGCACCAGCGTCGTCCTTGACTTCGGCTTCTGGAGCCGTGACGAACGAACTGCAGTACGGGCGATTGCTAGCGAGCATGGAGTAGCCGCCCGGGTCAATTACCTGCCGATCGACCGCGAGACCCAGATCGCGCGCATCTCGGAGCGCTTCAACCGCGCTCCGGAGACGACGTTCGCGATGACGGCCGCTGATCTTGACGCGTTCGCGTCAACCTTTGAGGTGCCGACGTTGGATGAGCTGAACGACGGGCCTCTGGACGGGCCACCCACCGGCGGATCGTGGCGGGCGTGGGCAGCCACTCGGTGGCCTTCTTTCCCGGCACGCTAG
- a CDS encoding YcxB family protein — MHIRFDVPADPAYPGRVAAALSSDRLRKYGYIGAVLAAVGAIGFAVSREFAWGDQISPLCTAMVVAGLLSMLYSPWVRLRARRRSSRYAVEGAYDITDDNIMMRSGSESGGIAWDGVAQVKDTPEFWIVYVGRMPATVIPRRLMSAEDVETLRAFMAKRGLLQ; from the coding sequence GTGCACATCCGTTTTGACGTACCAGCCGATCCCGCCTACCCGGGCCGCGTGGCCGCTGCGCTCAGCAGCGATCGGCTGCGCAAGTACGGTTATATCGGCGCCGTGCTGGCGGCGGTCGGGGCGATCGGTTTCGCCGTCTCGCGGGAGTTCGCGTGGGGCGACCAGATTTCGCCGCTGTGTACGGCGATGGTCGTCGCTGGCCTGCTGTCGATGCTGTACTCGCCGTGGGTGCGGTTGCGCGCCCGGCGCCGCTCCAGTCGCTACGCGGTCGAGGGCGCCTACGACATCACCGACGACAACATCATGATGCGCAGCGGCTCGGAGTCCGGTGGCATCGCCTGGGACGGGGTCGCCCAGGTAAAGGACACCCCTGAGTTCTGGATCGTGTACGTCGGCCGGATGCCGGCGACTGTGATCCCACGCCGCCTGATGTCCGCCGAGGACGTCGAAACGTTGCGTGCCTTCATGGCCAAACGTGGGCTGCTTCAGTAA
- a CDS encoding TerD family protein: MLEKLIIQKTLRVPASTGAAGDGTPVARQLDAALLGVGFSASRALLEHIGTLAPAPATDLAATVVSAVRELVGDHVQHNAYFIGFPDEVPDTIEFWTDRLRAAVFTDGGAATDEQLRGVVLSGGVNLLDLPAYGAYQHTYAELLAAHDDLITAAGDRVTLLRLGDTADVEAARLYLTLAGSSTPHGEADLAILSELAVACVDGAQPAEIPVRENRAVLNGIRLVLGRPLVGVDTTTDVLRLACQVSGGDASLVTPTRFRAFRRPERRMLLAALDRVVGGSPDKLGDVVRYAERWKRLGERLHPHEYDQWPHAREVFAVARGERRVRNLAGRAEAAIRVGAIGPAASVLSAAPGLLLRSADRLLRLASAAERTAVVEAVTGALGSASGRVLLSLREHVDNRLTPASARMYASRSRNAWVGPDDRPPLPAGLVAELSLLLDAEISARLPTPERPLVVDPEVLDVALPLSGKATEGGFAVLPRGSRASVSGELLRFFTYWRQTSRRTDYDLSVLLLDDAFHSAGQVSWTNYQHDGVVHSGDVTDAANGATEFIDVPLTAHGHYVVPQVNIYAGESFDEVAESMFGYQTRTRDQLGAPFDARTVRARSHLRGEGRVALPMVFARSEHGWQAVWLHLYLRGTPSFNRVEENTFTTADRVRALMERRYLTVSYLVDRWRTRAEVTTWNGRLPDGPVTFIGIEAPDNLPEGSETYTLDRLTELIPE; the protein is encoded by the coding sequence GTGCTCGAGAAGCTGATCATTCAGAAGACACTGCGCGTGCCGGCGAGCACTGGCGCGGCTGGCGACGGCACGCCGGTGGCCCGGCAACTGGACGCGGCGCTGCTCGGAGTCGGGTTCTCGGCGTCGCGGGCTCTGCTGGAACACATCGGCACCCTGGCCCCCGCACCGGCGACGGACCTCGCCGCGACGGTCGTCTCGGCGGTGCGTGAGCTGGTAGGCGACCATGTCCAGCACAACGCCTATTTCATCGGCTTCCCGGACGAGGTGCCGGACACCATCGAGTTCTGGACGGACCGGCTACGGGCGGCCGTATTCACCGACGGTGGCGCGGCGACCGACGAGCAGCTTCGGGGCGTGGTCCTCTCGGGCGGGGTGAACCTGCTCGACCTGCCGGCCTACGGCGCCTACCAGCACACCTACGCCGAGCTGTTGGCCGCGCACGACGACCTGATCACCGCAGCCGGTGACCGGGTGACCCTGCTGCGTCTCGGAGACACCGCCGACGTGGAGGCAGCGCGGCTCTACCTGACCCTGGCCGGTAGCTCGACGCCACACGGCGAGGCGGACCTCGCGATCCTCAGCGAGCTCGCGGTCGCGTGCGTGGACGGCGCGCAGCCGGCCGAGATCCCGGTACGGGAGAACCGTGCCGTGCTCAACGGGATCCGACTCGTCCTCGGTCGGCCGCTGGTCGGCGTGGACACCACGACCGACGTGCTGCGCCTTGCGTGCCAGGTCTCCGGCGGGGATGCCTCGCTCGTGACACCCACGCGATTCCGTGCCTTCCGGCGCCCGGAGCGGCGGATGCTGCTCGCCGCGCTGGACAGGGTCGTCGGCGGGAGCCCGGACAAGCTCGGTGACGTCGTGCGCTACGCGGAGCGATGGAAGCGGCTCGGGGAACGGCTGCACCCGCACGAGTACGACCAGTGGCCGCACGCACGGGAGGTGTTCGCGGTCGCACGTGGCGAGCGGCGAGTACGCAACCTGGCTGGCCGCGCGGAGGCGGCGATCCGGGTCGGGGCCATCGGTCCGGCCGCATCGGTGCTGTCGGCGGCGCCGGGCCTGCTCCTGCGATCCGCGGACCGGCTGCTGCGGCTGGCGTCGGCGGCGGAACGAACCGCCGTGGTCGAAGCAGTCACCGGTGCGCTCGGCTCGGCGTCGGGCCGGGTGCTCCTCTCGCTGCGGGAGCATGTCGACAACCGGCTGACGCCCGCGTCCGCCCGGATGTACGCGAGCCGCTCGCGTAACGCGTGGGTCGGCCCCGACGACCGGCCACCGCTGCCGGCCGGGCTGGTGGCTGAGCTGTCGCTGCTGTTGGATGCCGAGATCAGCGCCCGGCTGCCGACGCCGGAACGACCGCTGGTGGTGGACCCGGAGGTGCTCGACGTCGCACTGCCGCTGTCCGGCAAGGCGACCGAGGGAGGTTTCGCCGTCCTCCCGAGGGGCTCGCGGGCATCGGTATCCGGTGAGCTGCTCCGCTTCTTCACATACTGGCGTCAGACCAGTCGTCGCACCGACTACGACCTGTCGGTGCTGCTGCTCGACGACGCGTTCCACAGCGCCGGCCAGGTGTCCTGGACGAACTACCAGCACGACGGCGTGGTGCATTCCGGCGACGTTACCGACGCGGCGAACGGTGCGACCGAGTTCATCGACGTGCCCCTGACAGCCCACGGGCACTATGTGGTTCCGCAGGTCAACATCTATGCGGGCGAGTCGTTCGACGAGGTCGCCGAGTCGATGTTCGGGTACCAGACCCGAACACGGGACCAGCTCGGCGCCCCATTCGACGCACGGACCGTACGGGCGCGTTCGCACCTGCGCGGAGAGGGCCGGGTCGCACTGCCGATGGTGTTCGCCAGGAGCGAGCATGGCTGGCAGGCCGTGTGGCTGCACCTGTACCTGCGGGGTACGCCGTCATTCAACCGGGTGGAGGAGAACACGTTCACCACGGCCGACCGGGTACGAGCACTGATGGAGCGGCGATATCTCACCGTGTCCTACCTTGTCGACCGTTGGCGCACCCGGGCCGAGGTGACGACGTGGAACGGCCGGTTGCCGGACGGGCCGGTCACCTTCATCGGCATCGAGGCGCCCGACAACCTGCCGGAAGGATCGGAGACATACACTCTGGACAGGCTTACTGAGCTGATCCCCGAGTAA
- a CDS encoding SUKH-4 family immunity protein: MNSELRELIAELRTDLEAGQPATLAWAQINEGAPADKIPADLPPPVRALLETADGLLAGAFDLPAMAGLDDIQYYIEQMPGFTGVADEPAEWLVFGTLSDEPLLVRRDTGAVWYFPAETTDEWFARELFLDIAPDLDSFLAYYVFGAGYGEIGFDDDKWWGFLDEHDLTTHGEENEDRETA, from the coding sequence TTGAACAGCGAGCTGCGGGAGCTCATCGCGGAGCTGCGTACCGACCTGGAGGCGGGCCAGCCAGCGACGCTGGCCTGGGCCCAGATCAACGAGGGCGCCCCGGCCGACAAGATCCCCGCCGATCTGCCGCCGCCGGTCCGGGCGCTGCTGGAGACCGCCGACGGTCTCCTGGCCGGCGCGTTCGACCTGCCCGCAATGGCGGGGCTGGACGACATCCAGTACTACATCGAGCAGATGCCCGGGTTCACCGGCGTCGCCGACGAACCCGCCGAGTGGCTGGTCTTCGGCACGCTGAGCGACGAGCCGTTGCTGGTCCGGCGCGACACCGGCGCGGTCTGGTACTTCCCGGCGGAGACCACCGACGAGTGGTTCGCGCGTGAGCTGTTCCTCGACATCGCGCCGGACCTCGACTCGTTTCTCGCCTACTACGTCTTCGGCGCCGGGTACGGCGAGATCGGCTTCGACGACGACAAGTGGTGGGGCTTCCTCGACGAGCACGATCTGACCACCCACGGCGAGGAGAACGAGGACCGGGAAACGGCATAG
- a CDS encoding alpha/beta hydrolase — protein sequence MTTQSDLQQIEQANASGKPPVVFIHGLWLLPSSWQRWADVFVAAGYAPVVPGWPDDPDTVEEAKAHPEVFAGKSVGQVADHFCDLIGKLDRKPAVVGHSFGGLIAQITAGRGLSAASAAIDPAPFRGVLPLPISSLRAASAVLGNPANYHRAVPLTYDQFRYAFANAVDEDEAQQLYETFAVPAPGEPLFQAAAANLNPWTEVTVDTDNPDRGPLLLISGQKDHTVPWAITNASYKRQKDNPGVTEIVELPGRGHSLTIDSGWRAVCDTALAFIQRYH from the coding sequence GTGACCACCCAGTCAGACCTGCAGCAGATCGAACAGGCCAACGCCAGTGGCAAGCCCCCGGTCGTTTTCATCCATGGGCTGTGGCTGCTGCCGAGCAGTTGGCAGCGGTGGGCCGACGTGTTCGTCGCAGCCGGCTACGCGCCGGTCGTACCCGGCTGGCCCGACGACCCGGACACCGTCGAGGAGGCGAAGGCCCACCCGGAGGTGTTCGCCGGCAAGAGCGTTGGTCAGGTTGCCGACCACTTCTGTGACCTCATCGGCAAGCTCGACCGCAAACCCGCTGTCGTTGGACACTCGTTCGGCGGACTCATCGCCCAGATCACGGCCGGGCGCGGACTGTCCGCAGCGTCGGCGGCCATCGACCCCGCCCCGTTCCGAGGCGTGCTGCCCCTGCCGATCTCGTCGCTGCGAGCAGCCAGCGCCGTGCTCGGCAACCCGGCCAACTACCACCGAGCCGTCCCGCTCACCTACGACCAGTTCCGATACGCGTTCGCCAACGCCGTCGACGAGGACGAAGCCCAGCAACTCTACGAGACATTCGCCGTCCCGGCACCGGGCGAGCCGCTGTTCCAAGCCGCTGCGGCAAACCTGAACCCGTGGACCGAGGTCACGGTCGACACGGACAACCCCGATCGCGGTCCCCTACTGCTGATCTCCGGACAGAAGGACCACACCGTGCCGTGGGCCATCACCAACGCCTCCTACAAGCGGCAGAAGGACAACCCGGGCGTGACCGAGATCGTCGAGCTACCTGGACGAGGCCACTCCCTGACCATCGACAGCGGCTGGCGTGCGGTGTGCGACACCGCCCTCGCCTTCATCCAGCGATACCACTGA
- a CDS encoding alpha/beta hydrolase, giving the protein MSKPVLEPAAQAFADATANPPYLFDLGPINGRKAVDEVQSPQVPVPGTTKQTLDNPEVTIFRPDHEAGPLPVILYIHGAGWVFGNDHTHDRLARELAAGVGAAVVFPNYRLSPEARYPTAITENYAVARWVVEHGVEHGLDASRIAVAGDSVGGNMSASLTLTAKQRGDVPLAGQVLFYPVTDASFDTDSYHQFAEGYFLRRDAMQWFWDQYTTDESQRAEITASPLRATVEQLAGLPPALVITAEADVLRDEGEAYADKLRAAGVPVTALRYQGVIHDFVMLNALRGTHAADAAINQAIAFLRTILSREA; this is encoded by the coding sequence ATGTCAAAGCCTGTTCTGGAGCCGGCCGCGCAGGCTTTCGCTGACGCGACGGCCAACCCGCCCTACCTGTTCGACCTTGGACCGATCAACGGACGCAAAGCCGTCGACGAGGTCCAGAGCCCGCAGGTGCCGGTGCCGGGCACGACAAAGCAGACCCTCGACAACCCGGAAGTGACAATCTTCCGGCCCGATCACGAAGCCGGCCCGCTGCCGGTCATCCTTTACATCCACGGAGCCGGATGGGTGTTCGGCAACGATCACACGCACGACCGGCTCGCCCGTGAACTCGCCGCCGGAGTCGGCGCTGCTGTCGTTTTCCCCAACTACCGTCTGTCGCCGGAGGCCCGCTACCCGACCGCCATCACCGAGAATTACGCCGTCGCGCGTTGGGTGGTGGAACACGGTGTCGAGCACGGCCTCGACGCGTCGCGCATCGCGGTCGCCGGCGACTCGGTCGGCGGCAACATGTCGGCGTCGCTGACACTGACCGCCAAGCAGCGCGGCGATGTGCCGCTGGCCGGGCAGGTGCTGTTCTACCCGGTGACCGACGCGTCGTTCGATACCGACTCGTACCACCAGTTCGCCGAGGGCTACTTCCTGCGCCGGGACGCGATGCAGTGGTTCTGGGACCAGTACACCACCGACGAATCACAACGGGCAGAAATCACCGCATCACCCCTACGGGCCACGGTCGAGCAGCTCGCCGGGCTACCGCCGGCACTGGTCATCACCGCCGAAGCGGATGTCCTGCGCGACGAGGGTGAGGCATACGCCGACAAACTGCGCGCGGCCGGCGTCCCCGTCACCGCACTGCGCTACCAGGGCGTCATCCACGACTTCGTCATGCTCAACGCGCTGCGCGGCACTCACGCCGCCGACGCCGCGATCAACCAGGCGATCGCATTCCTGCGCACCATTCTCAGCCGGGAGGCGTGA
- a CDS encoding helix-turn-helix domain-containing protein, producing the protein MTSQQLVTAISTTGLPPRHRAEAVRSLVWESVVRVEIEHHEPPEGITVDLRLGSLASVGVCAVRATSTTVRRTERLARRDDDPPVFLGLQMSGTSIVVQDGREALLRPGNFALYDTAAAYSLLFRDGMDAVFFRIPRAALGVSARQLQDATAVTFGSDSAVAELTSAYLIRLAVTEALSYGPYGVLMGDPTVELIRATIAAHLDDSDLHRAAANGSLPFQVMSYLRTHLTDPELTPATVAAAHHISLRYLYQILARSGVRFGEWLRHNRLEGARKDLARPTHPALTIAAIGRRWGFSDATHFSKAFKQRYGMSPRDWRTHQQQESMSAGHVTEDIR; encoded by the coding sequence ATGACGTCGCAACAGCTCGTCACAGCGATCAGCACCACGGGGTTGCCGCCACGGCACCGCGCTGAGGCCGTCCGATCCCTGGTCTGGGAATCGGTCGTCCGAGTCGAGATCGAGCACCACGAGCCACCGGAGGGGATCACGGTCGATCTGCGTCTCGGAAGTCTGGCGTCCGTGGGTGTCTGCGCGGTGCGGGCGACATCCACCACCGTCCGGCGGACGGAACGACTGGCCCGCCGCGACGATGACCCGCCGGTGTTCCTCGGGTTGCAGATGTCCGGTACCAGCATCGTCGTCCAGGACGGACGCGAGGCACTGCTGCGGCCCGGCAATTTCGCGCTCTACGACACGGCAGCCGCTTACAGTCTGCTGTTCCGCGATGGCATGGACGCGGTCTTTTTCCGTATCCCTCGTGCCGCACTCGGCGTCTCCGCGCGCCAGTTGCAGGACGCCACCGCGGTCACGTTCGGCTCGGACAGCGCAGTCGCCGAGCTGACCTCCGCATACCTGATTCGACTCGCCGTCACCGAGGCGCTGTCCTACGGCCCGTACGGCGTGCTGATGGGCGATCCCACCGTCGAGCTCATCCGTGCCACCATCGCCGCCCACCTCGATGACTCGGACCTGCACCGAGCGGCAGCGAACGGCAGCCTGCCCTTCCAGGTCATGAGCTACCTACGCACGCATCTGACCGATCCGGAACTCACTCCGGCCACCGTCGCCGCCGCGCACCACATTTCACTGCGGTACCTCTATCAGATCCTTGCCCGCTCCGGCGTGCGATTCGGCGAGTGGCTACGCCACAACCGGCTGGAGGGAGCGCGAAAAGATCTAGCCAGACCGACCCATCCTGCATTGACCATCGCGGCGATCGGACGCCGATGGGGCTTCAGCGACGCCACCCACTTCAGCAAGGCGTTCAAGCAGAGGTACGGCATGTCTCCACGCGACTGGCGCACGCACCAGCAGCAGGAGTCGATGTCGGCCGGACACGTTACCGAAGACATCCGGTGA
- a CDS encoding MBL fold metallo-hydrolase, producing MVDWYTQAEVDSGVIRITEPHVNELLSANFWWLRGNDRDIVIDAGLGVVALRGTIPGMFERDPMVLLTHAHLDHVGGAPEFGDRAAHPAEAGLLAAGVPASLYGAELYDKLGIDAAGEPVPELMIDVLPGPGYDPATYRVEPMTLNRMLDDGDRVDLGGRTLTVLHLPGHTPGSIALLEERTGTLYSGDIIYDGALIDDLPNSDVAAYVRSMEFLADLDVAVVHPGHGHSFDRTRLRQLAETYLRRKA from the coding sequence ATGGTCGACTGGTATACGCAGGCCGAAGTGGATAGCGGCGTCATCCGGATCACGGAACCGCACGTCAACGAACTGTTATCGGCGAACTTCTGGTGGTTGCGCGGCAACGACCGTGACATCGTGATCGACGCCGGGCTCGGTGTCGTCGCCTTGCGGGGAACGATTCCGGGCATGTTCGAGCGCGATCCGATGGTCCTGCTCACCCACGCGCACCTGGATCATGTCGGTGGGGCACCTGAGTTCGGTGACCGGGCCGCCCACCCCGCCGAGGCGGGGCTCCTGGCCGCGGGCGTACCGGCGAGCCTGTACGGCGCGGAGCTCTACGACAAACTGGGGATCGACGCGGCGGGAGAACCTGTCCCGGAGCTCATGATCGACGTCCTGCCTGGTCCCGGCTACGACCCGGCTACCTACCGCGTCGAACCCATGACCCTGAACCGCATGCTCGACGACGGCGACCGAGTCGACCTGGGCGGGCGAACACTGACTGTGCTGCACCTTCCCGGTCACACACCGGGAAGCATCGCCCTGCTGGAGGAGCGCACCGGGACCCTGTATTCCGGCGACATCATCTACGACGGTGCCTTGATCGACGACCTGCCGAACTCCGACGTGGCCGCCTACGTGCGAAGCATGGAGTTCCTCGCCGACCTCGACGTGGCCGTCGTCCATCCCGGCCACGGGCACAGCTTCGACCGGACACGCCTTCGCCAGTTGGCCGAGACCTACCTGCGCAGGAAAGCCTAG
- a CDS encoding enoyl-CoA hydratase/isomerase family protein, giving the protein MPQIHVRQNSATYWTATFDHGPVNLMDPDTLYELDALVSRLETDPDVQVVVFDSANPDYFIAHWDMAADPQTVVGMATESSKRRGMHPYTDLFTRLSRLPVVTIASVRGRVRGAGSEFILACDIRFASRERAVLGQFEVGLGAVPGGGTTAWLPRLMGRGRALEVLLGADDFPGDLAERYGYVNRALPDGELDEFVDGFASRIAGFEKQAIVETKALVNRVDLPSDDEFVAALNGYFASFSRPGTQARAAALFELGVQQPGDGELRLGHHVAQYKGDAGVQN; this is encoded by the coding sequence ATGCCGCAGATCCACGTACGCCAGAACAGCGCCACCTACTGGACGGCGACCTTCGACCACGGTCCGGTGAACCTGATGGACCCGGACACGCTCTACGAACTCGACGCCCTCGTGTCACGCCTGGAGACCGATCCCGACGTGCAGGTCGTCGTCTTCGACAGCGCCAACCCCGACTACTTCATCGCCCACTGGGACATGGCCGCCGATCCGCAAACCGTCGTCGGCATGGCGACCGAAAGCTCGAAGCGGCGCGGCATGCACCCGTACACCGACCTCTTCACCCGGCTGAGCCGGCTGCCCGTCGTCACCATCGCCTCGGTGCGCGGACGAGTCCGGGGCGCCGGCAGCGAGTTCATCCTGGCCTGCGACATCCGGTTCGCCAGCCGGGAGCGTGCCGTACTCGGACAGTTCGAGGTCGGGTTGGGCGCCGTGCCCGGCGGTGGCACGACGGCCTGGCTGCCTCGCCTGATGGGACGGGGCCGTGCGCTGGAGGTGCTACTGGGCGCTGACGACTTCCCGGGCGACCTGGCCGAGCGGTACGGGTACGTCAACCGGGCCCTGCCCGACGGCGAGTTGGACGAGTTCGTGGACGGCTTCGCCAGCCGGATCGCCGGCTTCGAGAAGCAGGCGATCGTGGAGACGAAGGCGCTGGTCAACCGCGTCGACCTGCCGTCGGACGACGAGTTTGTAGCCGCCCTCAACGGCTATTTCGCCTCCTTCTCCCGCCCCGGCACCCAGGCTCGCGCGGCAGCGTTGTTCGAGCTCGGTGTACAGCAGCCCGGCGATGGCGAACTCCGTCTTGGTCATCACGTAGCGCAGTACAAGGGCGACGCCGGGGTGCAGAACTGA
- a CDS encoding winged helix-turn-helix transcriptional regulator: MKKVTLDQEYPVCSIARSLEILGERWTFLIVREAMSGKTRFGEFTDALEISTDLLSNRLATLVEAGIMEKRPYQQPGHRLRYEYHLTPAGEELRIVLGALQQWGDRHCAPAAGPSAQRRSRSTGGQLEVAFVGGDGKAVALDDVTFVAT; encoded by the coding sequence GTGAAGAAGGTGACGCTTGATCAGGAGTACCCGGTCTGTTCCATCGCCCGGAGCCTGGAGATTCTTGGCGAACGCTGGACCTTTCTCATTGTCCGCGAAGCTATGTCCGGAAAGACCCGGTTCGGAGAGTTCACCGACGCGCTGGAGATATCCACCGACCTGCTCAGCAACCGCCTGGCCACCCTGGTCGAGGCCGGCATCATGGAAAAGCGCCCATACCAGCAGCCGGGACACCGCCTTCGGTACGAGTACCACCTCACGCCCGCCGGCGAGGAACTGCGGATCGTCCTCGGTGCGCTTCAGCAGTGGGGCGATCGCCACTGCGCACCGGCCGCCGGACCCAGTGCGCAGCGTCGCAGCCGCAGCACCGGCGGGCAGCTCGAAGTGGCGTTTGTCGGCGGCGACGGCAAAGCGGTCGCCCTCGACGACGTGACATTCGTCGCCACCTAG
- a CDS encoding helix-turn-helix domain-containing protein, whose amino-acid sequence MSGFGNVLRRFRNQRGLSLRGLSMLVNYDFGYLGQLERGERSPTAKVASACDKALDANGAVVDAYERAALDDGMQRRTVLRALSALAVGGGPPLVGLEALRQGLGHAVDGEDHDEWQQIALDYGRAYYLTPPDVLMEQVTADLAVLQAVMVEANSRQKTSLSRATAQLSVIIAMTLTATGRLHMAHRWWTTARRAADESRCLDTQVLTRAWDVTNGCYDGRPLAEVIARSDEAIALAGDRATAGSAGLYAGRAQALALAGRDDEALTAVRQVAEITARLPSEITNDAASFWAWPEHRLRHTESYVATHVGHLADADAAQDRALVLYPECQARLRTQVSLHRASCLIQKGHIGEGLRFAADLLDDLPVEQHNKLLYEVARQVMAVVPASERRRTELGDLAARLPITSTA is encoded by the coding sequence TTGAGCGGATTCGGCAACGTCCTGAGGCGGTTTCGTAATCAGCGCGGCCTCTCACTTCGGGGCCTGTCTATGCTGGTCAACTACGACTTCGGGTATCTGGGCCAGCTTGAGCGGGGCGAGCGTTCGCCCACGGCCAAGGTCGCCAGCGCATGCGACAAGGCGCTTGACGCCAACGGCGCAGTGGTGGACGCGTACGAGCGAGCGGCGTTAGATGACGGCATGCAACGCCGTACGGTGCTTCGGGCACTCAGCGCCCTCGCGGTGGGGGGTGGCCCGCCGCTCGTCGGCCTGGAGGCGCTTCGTCAAGGGCTCGGTCACGCTGTTGACGGCGAGGACCACGACGAGTGGCAGCAAATCGCACTCGACTACGGCCGCGCCTACTACCTGACACCGCCCGACGTGCTGATGGAGCAGGTCACCGCAGATCTTGCTGTGCTGCAAGCAGTAATGGTCGAGGCCAACAGCAGGCAGAAGACCAGCCTGTCGCGAGCTACTGCCCAGCTCTCGGTGATTATCGCGATGACCTTGACCGCGACAGGCCGGCTGCACATGGCCCACCGCTGGTGGACGACCGCCCGCCGCGCTGCTGATGAGTCACGCTGCCTGGACACACAGGTGCTGACGCGGGCGTGGGACGTGACTAATGGCTGCTACGACGGGCGTCCACTGGCCGAGGTGATCGCCCGTTCTGACGAGGCCATCGCTCTCGCTGGTGACCGAGCAACCGCCGGGTCGGCTGGGTTGTACGCCGGCCGTGCACAGGCACTCGCACTCGCCGGGCGCGACGACGAAGCACTCACGGCAGTGCGACAGGTCGCCGAGATCACGGCGAGACTTCCATCCGAGATCACCAACGACGCTGCATCGTTCTGGGCATGGCCCGAGCACCGCCTCCGCCACACGGAGTCGTACGTCGCTACCCACGTCGGGCACCTCGCCGACGCCGACGCCGCCCAGGACAGAGCGCTAGTCCTATACCCGGAATGCCAAGCCCGGCTCAGGACACAAGTCTCCCTGCACAGGGCATCGTGCCTGATCCAGAAGGGGCACATCGGAGAAGGGCTTCGTTTCGCCGCTGACCTACTGGATGACCTACCGGTGGAGCAGCACAACAAGCTGCTGTACGAGGTAGCCCGGCAGGTGATGGCGGTGGTACCGGCGTCGGAGCGTCGGCGTACCGAACTCGGCGACCTGGCGGCCCGCCTGCCGATCACCTCGACTGCCTGA
- a CDS encoding GNAT family N-acetyltransferase — protein MYAEPPYEEGPEEVEGFRAKLPEDMSRPGFELVIATDDEFLIGAAYGWTMPAGTWWSKADREPPPDLKAAEKLAIMEWIVYPGRRGQGIGAQLIRRLISGRSESWATLASDPRSIARVIYGRAGWGDVGKSVLPWGPTMDLLALSLASINGAPRR, from the coding sequence GTGTACGCCGAGCCCCCGTATGAGGAAGGGCCCGAGGAGGTAGAGGGCTTCCGGGCCAAGCTCCCAGAGGACATGTCTCGCCCTGGTTTCGAATTGGTGATCGCAACTGACGATGAGTTTCTGATCGGAGCTGCATATGGATGGACGATGCCAGCGGGCACATGGTGGTCCAAGGCGGACCGTGAGCCACCGCCTGATCTGAAGGCCGCTGAGAAACTAGCGATTATGGAGTGGATCGTTTACCCAGGGCGGCGGGGCCAGGGGATTGGAGCGCAGCTAATTCGTCGCCTGATCAGTGGGCGATCAGAGTCGTGGGCGACTCTGGCATCTGATCCCCGTTCGATCGCCAGAGTGATTTACGGGCGCGCGGGCTGGGGCGATGTCGGTAAGTCCGTGTTGCCATGGGGTCCGACCATGGACCTACTGGCCCTGTCGCTAGCCTCGATCAACGGCGCACCCCGGCGTTGA